The DNA region ttgaattagttggtgatttacacattgattcttcatgtttttttaactttctcctgcgggtcaATTGGATGCTCtcaagcagtgtttctcaaatgggggtacgtgtactccgaggggtacgcaatggcactacagggggtacttgagaaagtgagagagaggggaaaattaaccagtgaaagcattaaagatatgggattttataatgttaatttttagttaaaaattatagtCAGACTAAATATCACCATCACAtaatgacaatgaaaacacacaaaataagagaaaaatgtactgaataaCAAAACGAAcagacaaacaatgacaaaatacatcaaatgaaaccaaaaaaacacacacaaattatcagcaagacacaaaacgacaataaaaacacactaaatgagagaaaaacacacaagatctctacaaatacactaaaataacagagaaacatagaaaacgacataagaaacaaccaaacgacacaaaaacaactgagagagaataatttaaataataccaataaacacacaaaaacgacaacaaaaacacataaaaataagacaaacaacagacaataaagaacaaaatacacaaaataacaccaaaaagacaaattgacagaaaaacacacacgtaatgatgatagaaaagatcttgattagaacatcggtcgaacaaaggggggacttagattcaaaaataagagaaaggagaACTAGTGCCAAAAAAgactgagaaccactggtataaagGACCGGAATTGGCCcccgagtttgacacatgtgcaatAAAGAATATGAAGCTTGTGACCTTATTGTTCATTACTCTTCCtcatggtgatgatgatgatgatgatgatgatgatgatgatgatgatgatgatgatctctGTCCTGCTGAAAGTCatatttccatttaaaaaaaaaaaaaaacagcaccagCCTCCAATAAGCTGCAGTGAGAGAAACAGCCACTAGAGGTCAGTGTGAGACTGTAGATGCAGGgaggcagaggaggaggaggaagaggaggaggaggaggaggaggaggaggaggaggaggaagaggaggatttttatttttgcatgccTGTGCAGGGTTTCCTTTTCCAAACAAAAGACATAATGTTATTGGCAAAATTCATGCTGCATTTCATTTAAACTAGATTTCTagttgagaaagtgaaagtatagaatacagttgtttatttattgtgctgtgttttgatttaaaaaggaataataataataataataaataaacaaaaacatttttaatcagtaaacaTTCTCATCAAATACTAAACATTTCTGGTGACCACATTTAAATTCAAggcgaccccatatggggtcatgacccaaggttgaaaaataccgGTTTACCGTATTCTATCAAGAAAATAAcaaattcagatttttaaaatgaaagaaaatgtataGACAGCTCTAGGTGTctaatatataatgtatatataggGTATATGTAGATTGATAGGtaactgtaaatgtatattaatatagtgtaaatatatatattgccaCGTAACAATCATCTGATGTTAAAAACCACATGTTGGAAGAATTGTTAATTGGAACTAGgtgaatgttgtttttgttttgtaaatagtttttagttgttgttgctttgttgtgtgatgtgttatATGTAATTGTTTACTGCACTAATAAGACTATTGTATTGTATCCAGCAATGGCTCTAAACTAATGGGCatcaaaatacaaataaaaaaagaaagtaatgtGGAACTGAttaaacaagtttggatgaactacggccgggccaaATAGTAccacattcatatattggtatgtgtcaatgatttggtaccaccaacagTCGCAAtgtttgactcacaaataaatgacaaaatgacttcaatggAAATGGCCAAAAAAAGGAGGTGGGCCCCTCGGGCCCTTAttcgaattgtgcgaggcataatcctAATCTACGtttaattacctttgaaacgatgtatcacacgactatgttcacatttatttggaaattaccggcaATGCATatcctgtcaagttttggatttgaaaacaagGGAAATTTTCAGGTGACAGttacctgtaagggacagcacgtgtgagtgagttctgttgtgtggcttgttatggggaaggtctgggttagaacgcactcattaatccatcttactgagctttacatgctgttctgaggtgtaaaagcagcgactcctaaaaatAGTATtgtgatacaaaataagctatatacagtatgtatgtattgatattgatatatgcaatattatagttttctgtatcgccaaaatataaaactcgatacatcttgaatctcgatatatcgcccagccctaattcctaaattataaaacagcctaaataaaaacataaatgtgtatatgaagcacatgtgtttatttaatatacttacagtttataaacaagtcaacatgttgtatatttactgttaatttcacattgtttgtctttaagtttgacattaacattttattttcgttatatattttctgataattctcatgctcactcatgtggttctctggtattcactaatgacttattagacacatttattacacactttacattctttaacactttttaaagcagtgtgtaTTTCAGgtgcagttctcgcgaggctagtgacggcgtttaGTTTcgtgagaaatcgacttttgttttttttttttcttttgtggccCCTTCGGCCCCTGAGTGTTAATGcttacacatccatagattatatacCGACCAATCAATAACAGAGGagcagcgattttaactagtgtacacaaaaactagaagaagaagaagaagaagaagaagaagaagaagaagaagaagaagaagaagaagaagaagaagaagaaagtaagTGACAAACACACTTCATCATCATTAAGGGAAACATGTTCCATTTATTACTGACACAGCATTAGGACTTCAATATTTACACTCATCTGAGatagaaaacaataatattacacactcaataatcaataattaatctacaataaataatcaactggtagaaaaataaaaaccttctGTGTTTCAGACAGACTAGCAGACAGTTTCACAGAAACTAgagacacaatcacacacacacacacacacacacacacacacacactgtctacACATCGTGTAGAGGAActccttcttttcctcctttttcctctttcttcCTGTGTTTACAACAAACAACGACGATGGCGATGAGGATGCCAATCAGCAGCAGGATGAGGAAGATGGCCCCAGCGATTACACCCATAGAgtacactgtaacacacacacacacacaacaaaggcCTGTTACATCACAGAGCTCACACTGCTGATAACGCACACATTAGAACATACGTTGGAACACTGCAGACTTTCATCATAGAAACACTAACGTCTGTTTAATGTTTGTAGAATCGACCATAAATGCTCTTCAATATTAACCTCAGGTTCACATATTACtgtaactcattttagttcagggaccaaatacggagcagtttggtcacagatttttgattaaaaacaataatttccaCATTATTGAGCTGTGGTTTTCACTTccatatttaaataatatctcTACAGTTtgtaaagtattattattattagttccTACAGGAGCTGCTATTTTTAATAGAATCACAGATCAATACTTTTCAAAGGAAAGTCAATGTTCATATGTGAATGGTACATAAAGGTCATTAGATCACAGACCTGATGGATAGTAATAGTGTTTTGTTCTACTATAAAATCTATAAAGCTGCTATGAAGCCTTgatacatttcattttaaatatccTGCTTCACTCCAATGTCACTCCAGCTCTGCCAAATTTAGTCATAGGTGAGTACGAAAACAATAGAtagagaatataaaaataaagtcataacTAATGCATTTAAATCTATATTGCTTCATGTCTATGATAGAACAATAACGCTAATATCATTGAAAAGGCCTATTATGTATAGTATATGAAATGGCAGGTCCCACCCAAGGTCAAAGACactaatttttcaaaatatttatttcataaataatatttatgctGTTTCTGATTTTCTAAACAAATGGTTCAGATTTGATAAAAAACAGACTGTGCCTTTTGTAATTACCGAGAATAAACTTTATAACACCTATTATTTACCTGCCCAATTTAGAGACTGATTTTGTCTAAAAATTCCTGATATTTTACCTTTAACCATATAAAAATTTGATGACGACTTAGAAAGTAACGTGTCTGATGCTGTGAATATAGTGTTCCTCCATATTATCAATGACTTTAAGTTGTTTATTTcctctttaaaactgttgaaaaatgACCATGCCAAAATAATTACATCTgacttttgttttaaatgtataaagtcaagctctttttggtttttatttatctctgccttgtgatttgtgtgtgttaatatgttgtttttgttttattgtgtcttttatttttttggtttgtgaTATATTGTCTCCTCATGTTGTTCCACTGACATTACCTCTTCCACACTTTGTATCTTgttgttcaattaaaaaaaaaaaaaaaaatagaactgCAATTTTTATTTCCTTGATGTGTAAATTCGTaaacattgtaggattttagaCAAATTTAAAACTGCAGTAAAGAATGACTGTTATCATGTGATCACACTGTGCTCCTGCAAAAGTCATGTAGTTTCATTAAATGCTCATATTTGGAGGGACTAAGTATTCTGTGGGCCACATTGAAGGGTCTGAAGGGCTcgatttggcccctggaactTCAGTTTACCTTTAAACGTTTGTGCTAATAATCAGGATGTGATCAATCAGCTGATCAATGTACTAGgactgggtgatatggaccagaAATGGTATCTCAAACATTTCTGGGGTAACATGTGCTAGTGCTAGTGTGACCAACAGCGCTGTCCGTGTGCTGACCTTTAAAGATGGAGGGGTCCTGGTCGTTGGAGCACTGGGTTCGGCTCATGACTCCGTGCTGCTGGGAGGTGGTCCTACTGGGGATGTAGGCCTGGACGCTGAAACAGTAGCTCTCTCCTCGGTCCAGGTCCCTCAGCTCTATCACGTTGGTCTTAGAGGTGACCACTTTCTGAGAACCACATATAGAGAACCATCAGCTGACTGAGCTCCAGGTCCTGGTCCAGGTCCCGGTCCTGGTCCTGGTACTCACCGTGCCCGTGCTCTTGTTCCTTCTATACGTGACCTTGTACTGTAGCTGCTCATTAAACACGTCCCTGATGTTGAgctggcggccatcttggaacaGGGCGGTGAGTGGGTCGCTCACAAACAGAGTGGTTTTCCGTTTGTCCTCGCTCACCTGCAGACGGAAGTCTGGCTGACCGATGATCgctggaggagaaggagaacaTCATCAGATGATTCCACAAAGCTCTGAGCTCCGCCCACAGCAAACACTAAAGGAACATTATTCCATGtgttcaggacatcccacgcactttgtTCAAAgacaattattatatttttcttccatgttcAACTTCCAATGTCTCAGGAACTACAGCACATAGtgaaggtaaatatggtatagtaatatagctcctcctactctctcagaatatacagaaacatctgctatacatcctatctggtggacataacagctcctctaaatagtcaaaaacattgcaaaagcctcactaagaatattttctgaacaatttgagcccatttttgcttttttttttttttttttttttttttcaccatttttctgcaacaacaccaaacttctccttttaatacatttttgcaacattactcccatttctgacacttcaatgccttttctgcacatttttttccacttccaagacaTGCTCATTACTTATCAACCcgttccaccacttttccacctaatgtcacatatgttgacccattattgtcacttttaggctcttttttgccaatttaaccacattcaccatttgtcatgcccaatttttaccagtttaaactttttctgtcagtttttgccCACTATAATTTGCattcccatttcaccaccttttccaccatttttggtcactttgaacccattttatttgtgactaaaacaaggatttccatctttaagatgactataataatcgtaaacttcctggataacagtagatattataaataaatgtggttatcacaaattcatagaacaatggaccatcttTTTGCTGACTTTAGGGAGGAACACCTACTGTCTTTGTAGGGGCAGAATGGTGGTGAGCTGCTGTGTGGGAACTCtatgaggtcagaggtcacgcCCAGCGGGGGCTCAGACAGGACGTCAGCGATGTAGCAGGAGCTCAGGCTGGTGAGGGAGGACGACAGGTCACACACCGTGGCTGAGGAGCGGATACAGTGATGGTTCCTCTGCTTGTTCTCACCAGTCCTGGAGAACATGCACATGTCACATGTTACACTAAAGGGTCCACACTCCAAAGCACTGCTAAGGTCCAGATACCAACTCTAAAACAAGACTGAACGTACGCTGAGAACTCCACGGTGTATGAGTATTCCTCTGAAGGTTTGGGTTCCCACGTTAACACCGTTTTGAAGTTGACGGACCTCCACGTGACGTTCTGTGCACGAGGATACGAGCCTGAGGAAATACAGGAAATGACACGTGAGAATTAGATCCCTGAGAAACATGTAAAGTCCTGTTGATACGAGttaatacaaaatgaaacaCTTTGGAAAAGGTGAAACCAGTGGTGGAGCAGTAGTTTATAAAGtcagggtgttctaagggtagcGCTACTGTCCACTCcctatttagtttattaaattcatttaccaaaaccataataaagctgttattaaatcagtgattctcaacatgtggctctttatggcttcattttcattataattcccccagaaaatcttaaaacggggaaactttttaactcctttttacacatttgtcattttgcaacttttgttcctcatttttgtccatttttgcaagtttttctgacacttttatccaattttttgtcaattctttaaccattttttgccacttttcatctaaataaactacctttggcccaataaataacatttgtttccttttgtgatacattttgcctgtttttgttccacatttttgccctttttcactattgtttgccacattttacaaatttaagctacctttagtcattacataccacctgtttcctctttttttgcccattttttggccacccttgactgtttttggcccattataatcacttttcactcttttcctgcctaggttttgtcatttttggaccatttcatgccacctgttactcatcAGTGTTAACTCATTGTTTACCGTTGTCAAacggctggctgtgattggctgaatccctctgtaaaaagtgaggggggtGATGCTCCTGGGTTAAACCCAAAGAGAAAGTGACTGATTCACTCCATGGTTACAAActacagtgacacacacacacacacacacacaaggtttcCCTCTCCTTTGACTAATGCTGACATCAGCATTTTTAAACTGAACTGAACATTAatgataaatacattattatctCTGCTGATCACCGGGACAGAACTACCGAGAaattactcacacacactgttggaGTGTGTGATGCatcctaaaccacacacacacacacacacacacacaacatcctCCACCTCAGGGACGTTTTCacttttgatttattcatctCTAGAATCACAGCCTgatggtttctgagaaaagtttgGGTTTTTTCTGAAATGATGAAACATGTCTTATTCTTGTGTTACATTAAGGTTTTTCTCTgattcagaaaacttttttcaagaaatttactttaatctcctgaaaTGTTTCAACTGGCAgttcaattttctgaaaaaaaaaggtcgtctgaataaaagaaaaaccataacatactatttaaaaagacagaaacggagttatttttatatattattagtgttattttgaTAATACGCCtatactctgtgtgtgtgtgtgtgtgtgtgtgtgcgtgtgtgtgtgtataacctTGTTGAATCATGAATCCGTCCTGATTGTAACTTAAGTTGCTTTAATTAGTTACATTCCTacatccaaccgttactgagtaaaatatcattttttatttctgtttcatgcTTTTACATTGATcataatccatatgttgttAGTCGTGTTATTTCTGATCAAAaccactttctatggttcaggttgtggtttctaccaattatattatattatattatattatattatattatattatattatattatattatgttacgttacgttacgttacgttacgttacgttacgttatattatattatattatattatattatattatgtttgaATTGAAGTCATTGgtgttactttattttatttaaataataattgtacgttttgtcaaaccttttattttatacagatgcctttgtgggaaataatttaaggtccaattgtggcagattgtgtctcttcctttttacggttctacatgagatgtttactgtatgcaaggaaaccgtaTTTATTACCAATTATAAacaaaagtaactagtaacttttactttgagtagtGTTTGATGAAACACGTAACACTACTTCTAATTGAGTAGATATGTTTGtgataaaaatgtgttgaataaAAACAGTCTCTTCACTTTGTATGCAGATCAGTTTGTCTCTGTGATTAATAACCTTATTAGTAATTAATAATTGATGAATAACCTACTGATCACAGGTGGAGTCATGGCTTTACTCTAGATTCTGTTCGAGAAGCTCGTCGATGTGTCcgttagggctggacgatatcaACCAAAACTCATACCTTGATATTTTTTCGTCTAAATgtcgatatacgatataaatctagatcattttaattcaaataaagataattctgggttaaatgtactgatgtaaaatgctacacagacacatttgttaacaaacagctgatcaatatgttccactttagtctgtttctcctctaagggacagcacgtgtgagtgagttctgtagatgaaggtctgggtttgaACACGCTCAGTTAAATCAAGAAAGaaacgactcctaaaacaagtatttaaaactatatatcgatataggcgatactGTCATtttctcgatatattgcccagccctagcgtCTGTTAAACATCAGTGAGATCATTAAACCAAAGCCAAACCACTCACTGATCGTATCATTAAAAACAGAGTCATTTACATTTTCGGCAAAAGTTAAACGTGATCTTttgtaaaaagaataaaaagctACACTTTAGTCAgctttttaaatagttttactgaaaaatattattCTTCATGTTCTTTGAAAGAGAGGAAGCATTTATAAAATAAGGGTAAAGTTAAAGGtaaagattttaaatgttcGAACAACATTGAAAAGTTTTCGTATGTCAGTTTGTGTCATAAAATGATGGAACCAGTTGTTTTTAGTAATATTTATTAGCTATGGACTATATGTGAAtatgtgttctttctccttttAGCACATGTAAAATTAGAAGCTTAAGTGtttaaataaatggtttatttcTGCTGTCGgaattaatcatttttaacctaatcttctgttatcattttgacatgtttgaaataaagacaTTAATCAATCAGTATTAATCAATAATAGGACCAGCACTGACCTGTTACACAGTGTgtgcagaggaagaggaggatgaggatgaaggCCATCATG from Gouania willdenowi chromosome 20, fGouWil2.1, whole genome shotgun sequence includes:
- the f3a gene encoding coagulation factor III, tissue factor a; its protein translation is MMAFILILLFLCTHCVTGSYPRAQNVTWRSVNFKTVLTWEPKPSEEYSYTVEFSATGENKQRNHHCIRSSATVCDLSSSLTSLSSCYIADVLSEPPLGVTSDLIEFPHSSSPPFCPYKDTIIGQPDFRLQVSEDKRKTTLFVSDPLTALFQDGRQLNIRDVFNEQLQYKVTYRRNKSTGTKVVTSKTNVIELRDLDRGESYCFSVQAYIPSRTTSQQHGVMSRTQCSNDQDPSIFKVYSMGVIAGAIFLILLLIGILIAIVVVCCKHRKKEEKGGKEGVPLHDV